In Phragmites australis chromosome 18, lpPhrAust1.1, whole genome shotgun sequence, the genomic window ATGAGAAGAGAAATAATAATCTTAGTACATCCTACGCCAGGGATTGACCGCCACTGATGCATAGTACTACTATATTTGCCCGGATTAACATGTCAAATTGATACTAATTTTCTTGGATGCCTCTGAAACCACTTTTGGATTCCACTTATGCTAGCTAAGAGGAGTGTCTAATGGTGCATTCAAAGAGCTGTCCACTACCTTTCTGCACGGCTGGCAATTCGTCTATATCCTATTTCCAAAATTTTCCAATTGCAAATTTAAAAGAACTCAGTACGTCATTCTTTCAGTTTTTATCCATGCCCACAAGCTGGATTTTATTGCAGTCCATCATTATTACTAATTCAATTTGGTTTTCTACCATGCTTTGGTTCATCAAATTAAAATTGCATGACAGAGTTGTCTTCGGTCTTCGTACCCAGAGTTTTTTAtcagtaaataaaatttatcagAAATCACCGATAAATATCACTTATTGAATGTATCtgatatatttgacaaaattcaaataaattaaaaagaaaattcaaataatttttttaaaaataccagtatatatattaaaatttttctaatgagaaaaaaaattctaatgagGCAAAAGAGCGTGTGACTCACCGTTAAGATGCAAGAGCACGTTTTCACCGATTCAAGGTTCGAAGCCGAGTTTACACCACCGTTAAAAGGTCTGCAGAAGACCTCAGGGCAAGGGATTCATTGCTTCAAAAAAATCTAATGTGTACACCAATAAACCGGGTTTTCGGCCGAAATTTTTTGCTTGTCATAAAGTCCCTTTTGAGTACGGTGTTCATCGTCGTTACTGTTAACATCGTGATGTCACCACGACACCACATCAGTGTTCTCAAACCGCCGGTGCGTGCAGGTTTCTTCCTCAAGACGCACGACTTCCTTCAGCCGCTGGCGAGGCCATCCCAGTCGCCGCCGCTCGCCTCGGAAAACAAGCAGCAACTCCACGGGCACACGCTGCCCGGCGGCGTCGGCGCCTTCAGCATcacggacgcggcggccgccgccgtcaaGGAGGAGCCGCCCTTCGCGCTGTGGGCCCAGCCAGACCCTCGAGGTACGACAGCACACGCATGCTCAGCTCggtcctctccttccctcttgCCGGCCAGGCCACCACCACCCCCGGCTCTCGCGTGGCGCGCCGACGATCGATGGATCGGACGGGCAGGATAGCTGGTGGCACCTCCATCCCCTTCGTTCCTTCCGCTTCGGCTGTTGTCTTGTTTGACGTCGACTAGTAGGCAGGGTGCAGGCGTGAGCCGCGTGGCGCGCCGCGCACGTCGCCGGCACGGACGGGCGCGGAGGTGCGTGCGCCGGTGCGTGCCTGCTGTTGGGCGGGGCAGCTTTTCTGGTAGCCTGGCAGCGACCGCTGCTAGCTCCGTAGGGTGGGCGACGCTAGCTCCTAGGGCTGTCTGGTCGGCACGGGATGCGTGGAACGGGGCCCGTGGGCCGGACCGTCTGTGGGCCACATGCCAGGCCCCCTGAGTGCACGCGGGTCGAAAACGTGAATAGTGTGCTGTCGCATCGCGGTTCTGGACAAACTTAAACTAAGGCCTCCTTTGAATGCCGgagtttttttttcgaattctacgtttttcttataaaattgAACTGATTTCTATaaatttttatatgatttttatgaaatttctaCGTTCCAAAGGCCCTGAATGTTCGTCCTGGCCTACCACTATCGATGGCTCCTGCGAAATTTTAGTCAAAATTTGTGCGCCAAATAGGCAAATTTCAGTGTTGTACGATTTGCAACAATTGTCCTTTTGTCATTGTGCGCGCTTTCATTATCCTCACgtgtttgcttctttttttcctgGTAAAACTTCCAATATTTCAAGGGGAAACTGCAAAAACTATCTAaaagtcatttggattttgaGTTTCCCCATGTAACTGCATTTGTTGCAAAATCCCACATACCATTTAACTGATGTGATATGTTTGGATGGTATCTTACTACTGCTAGATAGGTTTCACCTGCTAACCGATTGCTTGCAGTGATGCGTCTAAGATGCATATCAAGGATCGGGCGGCAGCATGAAATAATAATAAGTTGCGATGATAATTATGTAAAGAATGAGTCACACAATCACATGGCATCGAGTCCAAAGTCACTAGTTATCGTCTAGTCATGtcaagtgattaaaaaaagAGTCTAAATTAATATGTCGCGTGATTGGAGAGAGCAAAACCAAACAAAGGCGAAATAACATGTGGGTATTTGCAACAAAATGGGTTGTTGGGGagaaattcaaaatcaaagtgACTTATTTGtggtttttgcaattttttcgcATGTTTCAACTCCAGACGCCAAGCATTTTGTTTAAACTTTTGTAAATGATACTCCATTATTCTTTTGAAAACCATCAAGCACCATCATGATGTTATACTTTTTTTTGGTATTAAACATTTTGTTAGACTTTGGAAACCTCCAATCATTCGTGCTcaaacaaaagcaaaaaagaaGAGCTGAAGGCGTGTGCTGTGCCGTCTGTCTGTTTGTCGACTTGACAGGTCACCCGTGGTCGCTGCCCTTCGCTGCGCGCtgcgtcgccgtcgcctccgccaGGCCGcaaccgcagcagcagcagcagcagccgccggaGCGGAAGAGGGGCGGTGGCTTCATGGACGCCGGCTCCAGATCCAGCGGCGGCACTGGcttcgacgacgacgacggtctCGCCGCCCGCCGCGAGGTCTCCTCCTCGCTGAAAGGTAATACCTCAATTGTGCAAAATCCGTCTCTTGTTCGTGTTCTTTTGGTGCCGTTTGGGCGGCCAGATGGTGAAAAGAGGCGTTTTTACGGGGTTTTGATGCCTTTTTTTTCGTCTTGGTTGCAGAGCTCACGGTGAGGGTGGAGACGAAGGGCGGCAGCTGCAGCGGCAGCGCCGGCACGGACCAGCTGCCCAACACGCCACGCTCGAAGCACTCCGCCACCGAGCAGCGCCGGCGCAGCAAGATTAATGACAGGTGGGTTGCTCTAGTTCCCACAGTTCATTCGAAAATGGTTGGCGGCGCTGTTTCATTGAGTCCATTGCTTTCGTGTCCTTGATGTCTAAGCGGGCATATGTCATTAAGCACATTTATGTAGTTTTACATTGTAGTGTCAAGCTTTTCCTGAGAgcaatttctaaaaaaaacttttccTGACTGAAATTCTGATTAACGAACTTGAGTTCAACTCGATTTGCACGCGTAACCTCTAATCTGATACATGTGGACGGAAGTATGCTGCGGCGACGCGGGAGGGTATTTGGTTTGGCTGGGAAATTGGTTACGTTTGGGATGCAGTGATGGGCGTTCAGTAGATGTTGTAGTTACTTAGTTGAGATGTGAATGTTAGAGCGATTCATTCGCTGAGCTCTCAGCTGCCGTCGACCTATTCTTCAGGACGTGGAAGCGCTATCTGAACGCCCAGACTCCAGACTGCTTCAGAGCGTCAGTTGTTCTGTTAGCGTTCAGTTAGGTTGTTTAGAACAATCGTGCTCATGCACTCGTTTATATAAGACCGTGAATCACTGTGAATACAATTGAGAGTTCCATTCCAATGCTCTTTCATGGTGTCCGAGTGGCctcagcttcttcttcctctccctcctcccccgAGCACACcaatggcggtcagaccacatcACCCATTCCCCAATGTGCTCCCTCCACAATCCATATGGTTAACATCCGATCCTATGTCCCAATCACACTTGACCTCTCGGAATCCAACTACAATCAGTGGCGTGTCTTTTTCAACACTGTTTTTGGCAAGCTTGCCCTCAGTGCCCACATCAACACCTCCTCACGTGCTCCAGTTGACGCTGAGTGGGTCATGATCTATTTCGCAATTGTGAATTGGCTCTATACAATGGTGTCCATGGAGGTTCTCGATCTTGTTATGAAACCGGGCAACGCCTATGATGTATGGCACACCATTGAGGGTCTCTTCCGGGACAATCGCCTCACCTGTGCCATTTACATCGAGGCGGAATTCTGTAGTTTTTATGGACGTCCTCATACGAGGAGTCCAGAAATCATGTGTCAACCCTGAGAATGCTGGAAGAAATGAATCCTAATTTCCACATGTAATTTGCTGTTAAATgaatattatttaatgttttataattttctgcCATAATTTTGATATTCAAAACACTAACACCATTTTGACCAAATGTTTCTACTCGTTACCCTTTTACAGATTTCAGATACTTAGAGAGATTTTACCGCAAAATGATCAAAAGAGAGACAAGgcatcatttctcttggaggtAAGACATTTCTCTTGGTGGCAGAAAAAAGAACGAAGACTTTACAGCATTTGCTTAGGCATACTCTGTTCTTCATCTTATACTTTGCTAATCTATCAACAACTGTTTTAATGCAGGTTATTGAATACATACGGTTTTTACAAGAGAAAGTACAAAAGCATGAGGTTTCACACCAAGAATGGAACCAAGAAAATGCAAAGATCATGCCGTGGTCTAACATCTACTTCCGATCTTCCTGGAAAAATGCACAGGTAAATTATTAAAACAACTTTGTCTTTTACACAGTGAGGCTTCTGAAGTTCTAACCAGCCCCTTCGCTGCATCTTATCCTTTGTGCTGCAGAACAAGGACGAAATAAATGGAGATACAACCTCTCATGCATCGAAAGATATAAAAAATGGCTCCTCCCCTGGATTTTCTTTTGCTGGAAAACCTGAGGATTATAACAATGCAGCTGCATTTGACACTGCCTCAGATGCACAGGAACTGTCAGAAACCAATGCAAAGGGTTGTGTCCCCTACAAAGAGGCTGAAACTCCCAGTAACGTTGCAAGTATGATTTTATTGGTCCAATTGCTGTTTTGCAATCTGCAATAGTATATGTACTCGTTCAGTGGAACTGgtaattatttttgttattcATGGAAAATGTTTTTGTTGTGTGCAGACAATGTTGTGTCCCAGCAACCAGGGCAATTAACAAAAACATTACCCACAGAGTACTGTGCAGTGAACAGTGAAATGTTAACTAACCCAGAATTGGCAATCGAAGAGGGAACAATCAGCTTGTCAAGTCAATATTCCAAAGGGTATGAGCTACCAATGTATTTATAACgaaataattttgaattttttatcaaTTCCTCTGTATTTCAGCCTCTCTCTACTTGTCACATTCCTATTTCTCATGTTTCCATTTTTGATAATGCTATTTCAGTTGCATTTGCGATGCCTGAATGATTACAATTTCTCACTGAAACATTTtgattttattctctttatagCAGGTTGCTTAGTACATTGAATGATGCACTGCAAACCTCGGGTATAGATCTGTCCCAAGCTAGTATCTCGGTGCAGATCAATCTCGGTAAGCGGGCTATCAAGAGATCTGCTCCTGGTGCAAACTCCACTTCCAAGGTAGGATTTCTAATAAAATCTGCTAAGCTCAAGATTCTTCAGTCATATTATCTAGAGTTAATTACACAAAACTATAAGGATTGTGCTATTTGTTACAAAATTATAAGTATTATGCttagtaacataaaactaccaGTATTAGGCACTAATTTTACATAAAacctgattttaattagattcaccaaaaaatggtATTATGTTTCTctaaaagtagcatttttggagaattttagtttaaattctctCCATGCATTTTGGATgagtccaattaaaatgggttgcatatggattatgaaacaagtacaaaaagttctaagatttttggagaaacataagattattttttaggttaatctaagtaaaatcgggttttgtgtgaaattaatGCACAATACTTAGTTTTATATTACTATTCATAATACTGATAGTTTTTTTGTTACAAATGacataatatttatagttttgtgcaattcactctatTATCTATCTATAATTTCCTGTATATAGTCTTATAGATGACACATTTGGTTTTGGTGTCAGCATATTGTTGCAATCTGTGCTCCTTGTAAAATACTTATGAAGTCCCTTTACATCACAGGAGTCCACCAGTCAAGCGTATCATGATCAAGCGATTTGGCAGCAGCTAAAGTCTGGGGATGGCGCGCGAGAACATTCGCAGGCTACTAAGCGGCATAAATCCGACAGATAACATCTACCGGTTGATCTCCTTATGAGCCCAGAtgatttgatcatttttttttgcgcTCCCTCCGACTACAGGGAGCCTTGATGATGTGTGTATATTATGCTTCCCGTGACGGCTACAcaaacaagctatgcattctttCATTCGATCGCCGATCGCTTTGCCGTTCTAGTGATAGGCTGCTTCCCAAAGCTTCCGTCTCAGATTTTGTGAAGCTGTTTTTGTTCATATGCTTCCAATCATATGAGAAGTTCCTCTCTTCACTGACAGGCCTCTCTTGTAACATATTCTGATGCACAATTCTGTCATAATTGTGCAGCTACTCCCTTTTTTTTGTGAGAATTTGTGCAGCTCTTCAAAGTAAAACATCACTGTGTTGTAACCTCTGCGCTGTCTGTAGCCCCTGCATGGGATGCTTTCCATAAGGTTCAGCTTCTCTCGAAATGGTGCTGCAGTACGTGCTTTTCTACTGCTCCACTGTAGCATAAATTGCCCGCCGGTTCCGGGAATCATGTGCAGCCAATTACATGAGTGCCTTCTGTCGTGGCGAAACCAGTGATCTGGCCAGCGTGGTTGCAGGCCTGTAGCTAACCTTCTTCAGACGGCGTTGATGCTGCCTGGCAAGTGGAGTCCACGAGATTGACATTTCACAGCCGAAAACTTTAGCATGATtagtagggggggggggggggcggctaGAGTTCAAAGTCTTCAAAAGCATGTGATTTTTTCGAGGCCCTGCTCACACTTGACATCATAATCACGAGGACTCGCACGATCCAAAGTACGAGATGAAAGAAGAAAAGTAGGGAGTACTACGTGCAAGAAagccggcgcggcgcggcgccggTCCCAGAGCTCGATTCTCCCGTGATCCCCATGGCCATGTCCGCGCGAAACCGAGGGCGCACCCACTCTGCCCGGCGTTGCGTCTGCGACAAATACTACTACTCCCCTGCACTCCGATCTGATTCTCCGATTACGACGTGAACGAACCATGGACTTTGGCGAGGCTCCCGACGTGACCTGATCCGTGACTAGGTGTATTTGGTTGCGCGATTATGCGTCCGGTGGTGCCGTATAATCTAACtattttattgtaattttttaatataaatatatgttctTAGTCAGAGCTGAGAGTAACTTGGTCCAGCTCATATAAGTTTATGCATCTGCTTATACAAGTGAGTGCATATGTTAATATCaccaaattatttttatatgatcAACTTACAATATCAATTGTTCCATTCGCTTATATAACATCAGATctaatcaaccaaataaaaatttaatttaatctatctAGATAGATAtaactaattaaataaatttttcaacaaatataactacATTCAACCTATATCTTTAACCTGCATATACAATCCATTCAAACAAAACTAccaacaaccaaacacaccaaaATTTGCCCCGGGATGGACAGAGCAAAGCCCACCGTTTCCCAACCCCAGACGTGCGAATGGAACAGTTTTCGCGTGGATCATTAGCGACACCCAGCCTAGCTGCACCAGCTGCACCCATGTTTCTGCTTCTTGGAGAAGGTTGCACCACGTCGCTCCGTACCCGAGAAGACGAGGGCAATTGCCAAGCAGGCACGGCTGGCGCGACCGAATCATTAAGGCGATCATGCACCTCTAATGATAAGTGATGGTTCATAGATAGCGCCATCGCGGCATGTCGAAGCAAAGAAGATCGCGTATTCGCGTACCTAGCAATGAATAAAGTAGCCGAATTTAGCACCTCAGAATATCATGGTGATACGAGACAGGTTAGTTTCGCTGAATTATTGAATTGCAAGTCTCTCCCCATCTCCCTCAGTCTCGTTTTGCAACGCGGGACCCTCACGCGAATTTTGCAAGCTTTTCGGAGGTTGCAACGACCGCGTAAGATCAGAGAGAACATCTTGAGCATTGGGGCTAAGCGCAGCAGGAGATCAGTGTCCAATCGATCAAAACAATCTACCGCACCACACAGAGAGAGGAATCCAGTGCGATCCAATCGACCGGACGGCCGTTCTCGCAGGATCCCTCGCGTTCTCCTCCATAGATTGTGCGCGGCTATCGGCAAACCAACCCACATGGAGGCAGCCCACCGCGGCCGGCGTGTGTGGACGCGACGCCGAACGAATTCTCCTTCGCGGCGAGGGCGACGCGGCACGACGGCACGGGCTGatcgagcgcggcggcggcggcggcggcggcggcggcgtaggTGCGCGCGCGTGGGCTTTACGCGATTCGTTGCGTGACGCGTCGTCTCGCGACGAGTGGGTCGAGGGACCCACCCACGCGGCGACCGAGACCACCGTCCATGCCACGGGCCCACCGGGGGCGTACGGACCGTGCCTGAACCGAAACCGGGTGCAGGCGGCGGGCCCACCAGGCGCGGTGGGCACTGTTCGGCTGGGAACTTGGTCGGGATCCGTCGCATGTTTCGTCCCATGTTTCTGAGTTCTGACGTACGTGATGGGGCAGGATTCGGGGGGTCTGTTTCGCAGACCTATCAAAAacagtttcttttttttactgAAATGAAGAGATCTTTTTTAAATAGtagtttttagttttagttTACAGATTGAAATTTGTAAGCGTAGTTTTTTAAGtagttttatttgatttattttttatatagaaCCTCTTATACTTTATAAAATTTACCTTGAAGAGTCATTTTCAACCATCAAATCATTTCTCTTTAAAAATCACTCTCTTAACAAATTTAGATCAACTAGAGTTCTACTAGACAAGCATGGAAAAATAACATTTGCTCGAGTGGGGTAACAGCCATGTGCAAGCGGGTGGCACCGGATCTATGCCATTCGATCGGAGCATCAGACGGCCAGCGATGAAGTAAAGTTAGTTTCGTGTTACACAAGTGTCCCGTTTCGATGAAAACCCTAAACACCCGCTAGAAGAGGCGGTATGCGTCACTCGTCGTTGGTACGCCATTCTGACGGCCTAATTAATTTTTTACCATACTATCGGATGGCAACTTTCCAAACGAAACACGCCTAAGCTACAGTTCTAGAATGACATCAGTTCCTCATTAAACATTTCTCGTTTGCCACTATTTGCGTTTTTCGACGTAACCTGTTAATTTTTCACGTTTCTGAAACCGTTCTGACATGGCTGAAAGCAATTTGTGAATCGTTGAACCCTCTAGGGCCGCTCTGCATATTTATATAGGCTAGAAATACGTCCCAGCGTGACATGTACAATATCAACAAGAAACACACGATCGGTTTGAATCAGGTACCAGATCTATCTCTAAAAGCCATACAATTTGAACCTGCCAAGTATATCCCTAAATACCAAAACAAACCGATCTCCTATATCCACGCATACCCGTATATAACTCAAACTCCAACACCCTATAATCATAATTTATCTAAGTTTAAATTGCACATAAAACCTTCCAATTTCCATACAGTAAGAGGCTTTGTAAAACCATCTAAAATTTAATATTCACGCTACATTAGAATAACTCATAAGTGACCAATGATAACATTTATTAATAACCAGTAAAATTTTCATCACTCCAAATACGTCACTAATCTTATTAGTAATAGATACATACTCGTCACTAGAATGAGTGCGACGGACA contains:
- the LOC133898758 gene encoding transcription factor BIM3-like isoform X1, producing MGLQGDKATHDFLSLYTATKDSALPLLQESKKPPPPSQGFFLKTHDFLQPLARPSQSPPLASENKQQLHGHTLPGGVGAFSITDAAAAAVKEEPPFALWAQPDPRDFGNLQSFVLKQKQKRRAEGVCCAVCLFVDLTGHPWSLPFAARCVAVASARPQPQQQQQQPPERKRGGGFMDAGSRSSGGTGFDDDDGLAARREVSSSLKELTVRVETKGGSCSGSAGTDQLPNTPRSKHSATEQRRRSKINDRFQILREILPQNDQKRDKASFLLEVIEYIRFLQEKVQKHEVSHQEWNQENAKIMPWSNIYFRSSWKNAQNKDEINGDTTSHASKDIKNGSSPGFSFAGKPEDYNNAAAFDTASDAQELSETNAKGCVPYKEAETPSNVANNVVSQQPGQLTKTLPTEYCAVNSEMLTNPELAIEEGTISLSSQYSKGRLLSTLNDALQTSGIDLSQASISVQINLGKRAIKRSAPGANSTSKESTSQAYHDQAIWQQLKSGDGAREHSQATKRHKSDR
- the LOC133898758 gene encoding transcription factor BIM3-like isoform X2; its protein translation is MGLQGDKATHDFLSLYTATKDSALPLLQESKKPPPPSQGFFLKTHDFLQPLARPSQSPPLASENKQQLHGHTLPGGVGAFSITDAAAAAVKEEPPFALWAQPDPRDFGNLQSFVLKQKQKRRAEGVCCAVCLFVDLTGHPWSLPFAARCVAVASARPQPQQQQQQPPERKRGGGFMDAGSRSSGGTGFDDDDGLAARREVSSSLKELTVRVETKGGSCSGSAGTDQLPNTPRSKHSATEQRRRSKINDRFQILREILPQNDQKRDKASFLLEVIEYIRFLQEKVQKHEVSHQEWNQENAKIMPWSNIYFRSSWKNAQNKDEINGDTTSHASKDIKNGSSPGFSFAGKPEDYNNAAAFDTASDAQELSETNAKGCVPYKEAETPSNVANNVVSQQPGQLTKTLPTEYCAVNSEMLTNPELAIEEGTISLSSQYSKGLLSTLNDALQTSGIDLSQASISVQINLGKRAIKRSAPGANSTSKESTSQAYHDQAIWQQLKSGDGAREHSQATKRHKSDR
- the LOC133898758 gene encoding transcription factor BIM1-like isoform X3, whose protein sequence is MGLQGDKATHDFLSLYTATKDSALPLLQESKKPPPPSQGFFLKTHDFLQPLARPSQSPPLASENKQQLHGHTLPGGVGAFSITDAAAAAVKEEPPFALWAQPDPRGHPWSLPFAARCVAVASARPQPQQQQQQPPERKRGGGFMDAGSRSSGGTGFDDDDGLAARREVSSSLKELTVRVETKGGSCSGSAGTDQLPNTPRSKHSATEQRRRSKINDRFQILREILPQNDQKRDKASFLLEVIEYIRFLQEKVQKHEVSHQEWNQENAKIMPWSNIYFRSSWKNAQNKDEINGDTTSHASKDIKNGSSPGFSFAGKPEDYNNAAAFDTASDAQELSETNAKGCVPYKEAETPSNVANNVVSQQPGQLTKTLPTEYCAVNSEMLTNPELAIEEGTISLSSQYSKGRLLSTLNDALQTSGIDLSQASISVQINLGKRAIKRSAPGANSTSKESTSQAYHDQAIWQQLKSGDGAREHSQATKRHKSDR
- the LOC133898758 gene encoding transcription factor BIM1-like isoform X4, whose translation is MGLQGDKATHDFLSLYTATKDSALPLLQESKKPPPPSQGFFLKTHDFLQPLARPSQSPPLASENKQQLHGHTLPGGVGAFSITDAAAAAVKEEPPFALWAQPDPRGHPWSLPFAARCVAVASARPQPQQQQQQPPERKRGGGFMDAGSRSSGGTGFDDDDGLAARREVSSSLKELTVRVETKGGSCSGSAGTDQLPNTPRSKHSATEQRRRSKINDRFQILREILPQNDQKRDKASFLLEVIEYIRFLQEKVQKHEVSHQEWNQENAKIMPWSNIYFRSSWKNAQNKDEINGDTTSHASKDIKNGSSPGFSFAGKPEDYNNAAAFDTASDAQELSETNAKGCVPYKEAETPSNVANNVVSQQPGQLTKTLPTEYCAVNSEMLTNPELAIEEGTISLSSQYSKGLLSTLNDALQTSGIDLSQASISVQINLGKRAIKRSAPGANSTSKESTSQAYHDQAIWQQLKSGDGAREHSQATKRHKSDR